GCGGCCGCTCTGGTCAATGCGGACGTTCAGCACGTCCTTCTTCGATACCGAGACCTCGATCCAGCTCCCCCGCTCGGGAATGATGCGGCAGCCGTGCAGGTGCTTGCCGCTGGCGTGGACCTCCTCGCTGAAGTCCACGCCCGGCGACCGGTGCAACTGCGACACGATCACGCGCTCGGCGCCGTTGATGATGAACTCGCCGCCGCCGATCATCACCGGGATTTCGCCCAGGTAGACGTCTTCCTCCACCGGCTGCGGCTTGTCGAGCCGGCAGCGCAGCTTGAGCGGATAGCCGTAGGTCAACCGCAGCTTGCGGCACTCGTCGGCCGTGTAGCGGGGACGCCCCAGCTCGTAGTACAGGTACTGGAGCGACAGGCTTCCGTCGTAGCTCTCGATCGGAAACGTCTCGCGCAGGATCCCCTCGAGGCCATGCGGCTTCCGCTGCCGGGGCGGCGTGTCCTTCTGGAGGAACTCCCGGTACGACCGAGTCTGAATGTCCACCAGATTGGGCACAGGCAGCACGTCGCCTACCCGGCTGTAATCGCGGATCTCCATCGGTTTCCCTCGCAGGAAGGGGGACGCCTGGCCGGCCCGCCCGCGCCGCATCGGTGCGCGGCTCGGTCGGCCAGAACGCGTCGGGGCCGCACCCAGCCGCCCCCCGTCTGCGCCCGGGCCGCGAGGAGGCCATCCTCGCGCGGGGCCTGGGGGGCGGCGCTTTCGCTCGCCCGCCTACTTCACCTCGACCTTGGCTCCTGCCTTCTCCAAGGCGGCCTTGATCTTCTCGGCCTCTTCCTTTGTGACGCCCTCGCGGACCGGCTTCGGGGCCGAATCCACGAGCGCCTTGGCCTCCTTGAGGCCCAGGCCGCTCACGACCTCGCGCACGACCTTGATGACCTGGATCTTCTGCGCCCCGGCGTCCACCAGGTGCACGTCGAAGCTGGTCTTCTCCTCGGCCGGCTCGGCCGGGCCGGCCGCCGCGCCCGGCACGGCCATCATGGCCATCGGGGCCGCGGCGGTGACGCCGAACTCGGCCTCGAGCGCCTTCACCAGCCGCGCGAGCTGGAGGGCCGGCATCTGCTTGACGATCTCCACCACCTGCTGGGCCTCGGCCGACAGCTCGGCGGTTGCCACTGCGTCGCCCATCGGTTCGTCCTCCTTGCGGGTTGACTTTGCAGTCGGACTGCCTGCCTCCGCGTTCGGGGCTGGCGGGCCGGGCGGCCCGCGTTCAGCCCGTGGTTTCTTT
The DNA window shown above is from Planctomycetota bacterium and carries:
- the rplL gene encoding 50S ribosomal protein L7/L12; protein product: MGDAVATAELSAEAQQVVEIVKQMPALQLARLVKALEAEFGVTAAAPMAMMAVPGAAAGPAEPAEEKTSFDVHLVDAGAQKIQVIKVVREVVSGLGLKEAKALVDSAPKPVREGVTKEEAEKIKAALEKAGAKVEVK
- the rpoB gene encoding DNA-directed RNA polymerase subunit beta (DNA-dependent RNA polymerase catalyzes the transcription of DNA into RNA using the four ribonucleoside triphosphates as substrates; beta subunit is part of the catalytic core which binds with a sigma factor to produce the holoenzyme) is translated as MEIRDYSRVGDVLPVPNLVDIQTRSYREFLQKDTPPRQRKPHGLEGILRETFPIESYDGSLSLQYLYYELGRPRYTADECRKLRLTYGYPLKLRCRLDKPQPVEEDVYLGEIPVMIGGGEFIINGAERVIVSQLHRSPGVDFSEEVHASGKHLHGCRIIPERGSWIEVSVSKKDVLNVRIDQSGRFPATTLLRAMDEKYSSNAEILRLFHETEVIKLGTRAAVTRLANRVVVGPLLNTETGEVML